In a genomic window of Ralstonia nicotianae:
- a CDS encoding saccharopine dehydrogenase NADP-binding domain-containing protein, which translates to MPAYSEPGKHVVVIGGYGFFGERLVRRLAAHGALTITVAGRSLDRATALVETLRPTARARLHAAALDISTDTLPRQLRALAPDMLIHASGPFQGQDYRVAQACIAAGVHYIDLADGRAFVQDISTLDAAAKQAGVLVVSGASSVPALSGAAADHLAQGLAAVDAIDIGISPGNRTERGLSTVQAILSYCGKPLPSPREPVFGWRGTWRHRYPTPVGERLMSPCDVPDLTLFPARYPGSPRVRFGAGLELRLLHRGMNLMAALAQAGLVRDWSRHARWLKAVSEWLLPYGSDAGAMHVRVEGRDGGHQARARVWHLVAARGDGPYVPTLAAAALVRRFLEGTLPQRGARPCIGLLTLADFARETEGLAITMQDTPA; encoded by the coding sequence ATGCCCGCGTACAGCGAACCCGGCAAGCACGTCGTGGTGATCGGCGGCTATGGTTTTTTCGGCGAGCGGCTGGTCAGGCGCCTGGCTGCACACGGGGCGCTCACGATCACGGTGGCGGGCCGCTCCCTGGACCGGGCGACGGCGCTGGTCGAAACGCTGCGGCCGACCGCCCGCGCCCGGCTGCACGCCGCGGCGCTGGACATCAGCACCGATACGCTGCCCCGGCAGCTGCGCGCGCTGGCGCCCGACATGCTGATCCACGCCAGCGGCCCCTTCCAGGGGCAGGACTATCGCGTCGCGCAAGCCTGCATCGCTGCGGGCGTGCACTACATCGACCTCGCGGACGGACGCGCTTTCGTCCAGGACATCTCAACGCTGGACGCGGCGGCCAAGCAAGCAGGCGTGCTGGTCGTCAGCGGCGCCAGCTCGGTGCCGGCGCTGTCCGGCGCGGCGGCGGATCACCTGGCACAGGGCCTCGCCGCGGTGGATGCAATCGACATCGGCATCAGCCCGGGCAACCGGACGGAGCGCGGCTTGTCGACCGTGCAGGCGATCCTGAGCTATTGCGGCAAGCCGCTGCCCTCCCCGCGAGAACCGGTGTTCGGCTGGCGCGGCACCTGGCGGCACCGCTACCCCACGCCCGTCGGCGAGCGGCTGATGTCGCCTTGCGATGTGCCGGACCTGACGCTGTTTCCGGCGCGCTACCCCGGCTCCCCGCGCGTGCGCTTCGGCGCGGGGCTCGAGCTACGCCTGCTGCATCGGGGGATGAATCTGATGGCGGCGCTGGCGCAGGCCGGCCTCGTGCGGGACTGGTCGCGCCACGCGCGCTGGCTCAAAGCGGTATCGGAGTGGCTCCTGCCCTACGGATCGGACGCCGGCGCCATGCACGTCCGCGTCGAGGGGCGCGATGGCGGCCACCAGGCGCGGGCCCGCGTATGGCACCTGGTGGCCGCGCGCGGCGACGGCCCGTACGTGCCGACGCTGGCTGCTGCCGCGCTGGTGCGCCGCTTTCTCGAAGGCACGCTGCCGCAGCGCGGCGCACGGCCGTGCATCGGCCTGCTGACCCTGGCGGATTTCGCGCGCGAAACCGAGGGCCTCGCCATCACCATGC